In the Ruminococcus sp. OA3 genome, one interval contains:
- a CDS encoding extracellular solute-binding protein has translation MQKTKRRELKIIFTVLTVIFLVFLAVPIARLLLKSFLADSGVGVSNYQSVLMKKGFLTALGNSFLVSSVSAVLTTGLAFILAYTVHYTNLGRRYKKLIERVAVLPMLLPTITYGFAIIYSFGKQGLLSRLFGRQLFEIYGFNGLLLGYVIYTLPISFMLLNNTMGYIDKKFMVVSRIMNDSAFRTFSVTVLRPMLGTLAASFIQTFFLCFTDFGIPASVGGEFHVISSVLYSEMLGSVPDFGRGAVVALVMLIPSVVSIAVLRFLEKYNIRYNRISEIELKRSGIRDTVFAAVSAVIMLSVLSVFAVIFVIPFVEDWPYYTNFTLEHFKTVFSDSALSGVYTNSVVVALITAAAGTLISYGAALITARSTLGKKTKGIIEGIALVTNTIPGMVLGLAYLFSFSGSFMQNTFGILIVCNVVHFFSTPYLMMKNSLVKMNASWETTAMLMGDSWTKTVVRVVTPNALSTLLEVFSYYFVNAMVTISAVIFIAGARTMVITTKIKELQYYNKFNEIFVLSLLILLTNAAGKWLFGRLAKSTENKENLKMFKFTRRKKAMAGMLTLVLGVSVLSMTGCGRSDDDQVVIYSNADDEAVECMKHALDKNGYEGQYILQTFGTSELGGKLLAEGTDIESDLVTMSTFYIDSASEQNQMFMDLTFDVGTLEEYPTYCAPITAQEGTIILNTEMMEENDLAVPESIKDLAKPEYKDMISVTDISSSSTAWLLIQALVSEYGEDGAKEVLTGIYDNAGPHIEESGSGPLKKVRAGEVAIGFGLRQQAVADKEEGLPIDFVDPKEGNFSLTESVAVVDKGDKTNPKAMEMAECIIKNAREELITYYPIAIYEGETTDSQNKSGNPKVFDEKLTVALLKEHQELSESCK, from the coding sequence ATGCAGAAAACAAAGAGACGGGAACTGAAAATTATTTTTACGGTGCTGACGGTTATCTTTCTGGTTTTTCTGGCAGTGCCGATTGCAAGGCTTCTGCTGAAATCATTTCTGGCGGATTCGGGAGTGGGGGTCAGCAACTATCAATCGGTGTTAATGAAGAAAGGCTTTTTGACGGCACTCGGAAACAGTTTTCTGGTGTCTTCCGTGAGTGCGGTGCTGACGACGGGGCTTGCCTTTATCCTTGCCTACACGGTGCATTATACCAATCTGGGCAGAAGATATAAAAAACTGATCGAACGGGTTGCAGTGCTGCCGATGCTGCTGCCCACCATCACATATGGTTTCGCTATCATCTATTCTTTTGGAAAGCAGGGGCTGTTAAGCCGTCTGTTCGGGAGACAGTTGTTTGAGATCTACGGATTTAACGGACTTCTGCTGGGCTACGTCATCTATACTTTGCCAATTTCTTTTATGCTCCTTAATAACACGATGGGGTATATCGACAAAAAATTTATGGTTGTTTCCAGAATCATGAATGATTCGGCGTTTCGGACGTTCAGTGTCACCGTCCTGCGTCCGATGCTCGGGACATTGGCGGCATCTTTTATACAGACCTTTTTTCTGTGCTTTACGGATTTTGGGATTCCGGCATCTGTAGGCGGCGAATTTCACGTAATTTCAAGTGTACTGTACAGCGAAATGCTGGGAAGTGTGCCGGATTTTGGCAGAGGCGCGGTGGTTGCACTGGTGATGCTGATACCATCTGTCGTAAGCATTGCGGTGCTGCGTTTCCTTGAAAAGTACAATATCCGTTACAACAGAATATCCGAAATTGAACTCAAACGAAGCGGGATCAGAGATACAGTATTTGCAGCTGTGAGTGCGGTCATCATGCTCAGCGTACTATCGGTCTTTGCGGTTATTTTTGTGATACCGTTCGTGGAAGACTGGCCGTATTATACGAATTTTACGCTGGAACATTTTAAAACAGTATTCTCAGACAGTGCGCTGTCAGGTGTATATACAAACTCTGTTGTGGTAGCCTTGATCACTGCGGCAGCGGGGACGCTGATATCTTACGGGGCGGCGCTCATCACGGCCAGAAGCACACTGGGTAAAAAGACGAAAGGCATCATCGAGGGTATCGCACTGGTGACAAATACCATTCCGGGCATGGTTCTGGGGCTCGCTTATCTGTTTAGCTTCTCAGGAAGTTTTATGCAGAATACTTTTGGAATTCTCATTGTATGCAACGTGGTACATTTTTTCTCGACACCGTATCTGATGATGAAGAATTCGCTGGTGAAAATGAATGCATCCTGGGAGACGACAGCGATGCTGATGGGGGACAGCTGGACCAAAACAGTAGTGAGGGTGGTGACGCCGAATGCTCTGTCTACACTGCTGGAGGTCTTCAGCTATTACTTTGTCAATGCAATGGTGACGATCAGTGCTGTGATCTTTATCGCGGGAGCCAGAACCATGGTCATCACAACGAAAATCAAAGAACTGCAGTATTACAATAAATTCAACGAGATATTTGTGCTGTCACTGCTGATACTGCTGACTAATGCCGCCGGCAAATGGCTGTTCGGCAGACTTGCAAAATCCACAGAAAATAAGGAGAATCTGAAAATGTTTAAATTTACGAGACGGAAAAAGGCTATGGCGGGAATGCTCACACTGGTACTTGGCGTATCAGTACTGTCGATGACGGGCTGCGGGAGGTCCGATGATGATCAGGTGGTCATCTATTCCAATGCGGACGACGAAGCGGTAGAGTGTATGAAACATGCGCTGGACAAAAATGGATATGAGGGGCAATATATCCTGCAGACATTCGGGACCTCGGAGCTGGGAGGAAAACTGCTGGCGGAGGGGACAGACATTGAGTCTGATCTTGTAACCATGAGTACATTCTATATCGACAGTGCGAGTGAACAGAATCAGATGTTTATGGACCTGACCTTTGATGTGGGGACACTGGAGGAATATCCGACATACTGTGCTCCGATCACTGCGCAGGAAGGCACGATCATTCTCAACACGGAGATGATGGAGGAGAATGATCTGGCAGTGCCGGAGTCGATCAAAGACCTTGCCAAACCGGAGTATAAGGATATGATCTCTGTAACGGATATCTCATCCTCATCGACAGCCTGGCTGCTGATCCAGGCGCTGGTATCGGAGTACGGCGAGGATGGGGCAAAAGAAGTTCTGACAGGCATTTATGACAACGCCGGTCCGCATATAGAAGAATCGGGATCGGGACCGCTGAAAAAAGTACGTGCGGGAGAGGTTGCTATTGGTTTCGGACTGAGACAGCAGGCGGTTGCCGACAAAGAAGAGGGACTTCCGATTGATTTTGTAGATCCGAAAGAAGGAAACTTCTCACTGACAGAGTCAGTGGCGGTCGTGGACAAAGGCGATAAGACGAATCCAAAAGCGATGGAGATGGCGGAGTGTATTATTAAAAATGCCAGAGAAGAGCTGATCACATATTATCCGATCGCTATTTATGAAGGCGAGACGACAGACAGCCAGAACAAGTCAGGCAATCCGAAGGTATTCGACGAGAAGCTGACAGTTGCTCTCCTGAAAGAGCATCAGGAATTATCAGAGAGCTGCAAATAG
- the phnW gene encoding 2-aminoethylphosphonate--pyruvate transaminase, with translation MKNYKLLTPGPLTTTGTVKKEMMFDHCTWDDDYKQITQKIRSGLLKLAHVSPETYTAVLMQGSGSFGVESVLTSVIGADEKLLVVANGAYGERMADIASHAGIRHEVYREEYNRIPDAGKVRKILADHPELTHVAMVHSETTSGILNNIEEVAKVVKEAGKVMIADAMSSFGGVDIPVEAWGIDFLISSANKCIQGVPGFSFIIARLDLLKESAGKARSLSLDLYDQWKTMAVDGKWRFTSPTHTVLAFARAMEELEAEGGIPARNRRYADNNWLLIEKMKEMGFEPYIRNQYQGPIITTFFYPKDCNFSFLEMYHYVKERGYAIYPGKVTEADTFRIGNIGEIYRADIESLCSIIKEFLEEKRNER, from the coding sequence ATGAAAAATTACAAGTTACTAACACCGGGACCGCTGACAACAACCGGGACCGTTAAAAAAGAAATGATGTTTGATCATTGTACCTGGGATGATGACTATAAACAGATCACGCAGAAGATCAGAAGCGGACTGTTGAAGCTGGCGCACGTTTCGCCGGAAACGTATACGGCGGTGCTGATGCAGGGCAGCGGAAGCTTCGGCGTGGAATCCGTGCTGACGAGTGTCATTGGAGCAGATGAAAAACTGCTGGTGGTGGCCAACGGAGCGTACGGGGAACGTATGGCAGACATTGCCTCACACGCAGGGATCCGGCATGAGGTCTATAGGGAAGAGTATAACCGTATTCCGGATGCGGGTAAAGTCAGAAAGATCCTTGCAGATCATCCAGAGCTGACACACGTTGCCATGGTGCACAGCGAGACGACTTCCGGGATCCTGAACAATATCGAGGAGGTCGCAAAAGTCGTAAAAGAAGCGGGAAAGGTCATGATTGCAGACGCTATGAGCAGCTTCGGCGGAGTGGATATACCGGTGGAAGCATGGGGGATCGATTTTTTGATCAGCAGTGCAAATAAATGTATCCAGGGAGTACCGGGATTTTCATTTATCATAGCAAGGCTGGACCTGCTGAAAGAAAGCGCAGGAAAAGCCAGGAGTCTTTCTCTTGATCTCTATGACCAGTGGAAGACAATGGCTGTGGACGGCAAATGGAGGTTTACTTCACCGACACATACGGTGCTGGCGTTTGCAAGGGCGATGGAAGAGCTGGAGGCCGAAGGCGGTATACCGGCGAGGAACAGGCGGTATGCGGACAATAACTGGCTGCTCATTGAAAAAATGAAGGAGATGGGATTTGAACCGTATATCAGAAATCAGTATCAGGGGCCCATCATCACCACGTTCTTTTATCCAAAAGACTGTAACTTCTCCTTTTTGGAAATGTACCATTATGTAAAAGAACGGGGATACGCCATTTACCCGGGCAAGGTGACAGAGGCGGATACATTCCGCATCGGAAACATCGGTGAGATTTACAGGGCGGATATTGAAAGCCTGTGCAGTATTATAAAAGAATTTCTGGAGGAGAAAAGGAATGAACGGTAA
- the phnX gene encoding phosphonoacetaldehyde hydrolase, translating into MNGKLEGIIFDWAGTTVDYGCFAPVQAFVEVFRHYGVEPTMDEVRRPMGMLKIDHIRTMLSMPRIRREWVQKYGSVPDDGHAQAMYGMFEEKLFGILQDFAEPKPGVTQLTEELRARGIAIGSTTGYTDEMMKVVAPAAQSRGYEPDVWFTPDSTGQKGRPYPYMIFRNMEALGLTDVRNVIKVGDTVSDIKEGKHAGVWTVGVISGSSEMGLTRQEYETLDSEERRQREEKVRETFLSAGADQVILHLEELLDLI; encoded by the coding sequence ATGAACGGTAAACTGGAAGGAATTATTTTTGACTGGGCAGGAACGACGGTTGACTATGGATGCTTTGCACCTGTCCAGGCGTTCGTGGAAGTTTTCAGACATTACGGGGTGGAACCGACGATGGATGAGGTGCGCAGGCCGATGGGCATGCTGAAGATCGATCATATACGCACAATGCTCTCGATGCCCAGAATCAGGCGGGAGTGGGTACAGAAGTATGGGAGCGTTCCTGATGACGGGCATGCGCAGGCCATGTATGGAATGTTTGAGGAAAAGCTGTTTGGGATTCTGCAAGATTTTGCAGAGCCCAAGCCGGGCGTTACACAGCTGACGGAGGAACTGCGCGCACGGGGAATTGCCATCGGGTCTACAACCGGCTATACGGATGAGATGATGAAGGTGGTCGCACCGGCTGCGCAGAGCAGAGGATACGAGCCGGATGTATGGTTTACTCCGGATTCTACAGGTCAGAAAGGGCGCCCATATCCCTATATGATCTTTCGGAATATGGAGGCACTCGGCCTTACGGATGTCAGAAATGTCATAAAGGTCGGAGATACCGTATCCGACATCAAAGAGGGAAAGCATGCCGGTGTATGGACAGTTGGCGTGATCAGCGGCAGTTCCGAGATGGGACTTACGCGGCAGGAGTATGAGACATTGGATTCAGAGGAGCGCAGACAGCGTGAAGAAAAAGTCCGTGAGACATTTCTGTCGGCCGGTGCCGATCAGGTGATCCTGCATCTGGAAGAGCTCCTGGATCTGATTTAA
- a CDS encoding 5-deoxy-glucuronate isomerase — protein sequence MYISKDPVRGYNEYLRLDEGEGIKAMMDVALLLMEEGDTYTFQETEKEMAWIMFEGKAKVEFGGKTVEMDRPNPFDYNPYCLHLCKGDTCTITAHASSVFYVQKTLNDRTFEAKMYMPEDTDTWARGVDELQGTTRRNVRTCFDYENAPYSNMVLGEVVNLPGRWSSYPPHWHPQPEVYFFRFDKPQGYGAGWVNGDVVEIGHNGLAVITEKPHPMVACPGYALCYTWGIRHIDGNPWVKTRIDDETHAWMLDPNAEIWDGSNM from the coding sequence ATGTATATTTCAAAAGATCCTGTACGTGGTTATAATGAATATCTGCGTCTCGACGAAGGCGAAGGAATCAAGGCAATGATGGATGTAGCTCTCCTGCTTATGGAAGAGGGAGATACCTACACATTCCAGGAAACAGAAAAGGAAATGGCATGGATTATGTTTGAGGGAAAAGCCAAAGTGGAATTTGGCGGCAAGACGGTGGAGATGGACCGTCCAAACCCATTTGATTACAACCCTTACTGCCTGCACCTTTGCAAAGGCGATACCTGTACGATCACTGCTCATGCCAGCAGCGTATTCTATGTACAGAAAACTTTAAATGACCGGACATTCGAAGCTAAAATGTACATGCCGGAAGATACGGATACCTGGGCACGCGGTGTGGATGAACTGCAGGGAACAACAAGAAGAAATGTAAGAACCTGCTTCGACTATGAAAACGCTCCATACTCCAACATGGTGCTCGGCGAAGTTGTGAACCTGCCTGGACGCTGGTCAAGCTATCCGCCTCACTGGCATCCACAACCGGAAGTTTATTTCTTCCGTTTTGACAAACCACAGGGCTACGGGGCTGGCTGGGTAAACGGCGATGTTGTGGAGATCGGCCACAACGGACTGGCTGTCATCACAGAAAAACCGCATCCAATGGTTGCATGCCCTGGATACGCACTGTGCTATACCTGGGGAATTCGTCATATCGATGGTAATCCATGGGTAAAAACCCGTATCGATGACGAAACTCATGCATGGATGCTCGACCCGAACGCTGAGATCTGGGACGGCTCCAATATGTAA
- a CDS encoding VanZ family protein, translating to MKRFILFLLKPLSFLPAIIMMYIIFTFSAMPGEESSQLSYKVSYQIVTVGAKILDKDLSANGVDYYIDKIHVYVRKLAHMAVYFCLAVAISFPLYVYGLRGFPLLVVAGLICFGFACTDEYHQSLVEGRGPSKRDVAIDCVGAFFGITLVRIVCYTALLGSSDGKKKKHRKKKKH from the coding sequence ATGAAGCGTTTTATATTATTTTTATTGAAACCCCTTTCTTTTCTCCCCGCCATTATCATGATGTATATCATTTTTACTTTTTCTGCAATGCCGGGGGAGGAGTCCAGCCAGCTTAGTTATAAAGTCAGCTATCAGATTGTAACAGTGGGAGCAAAGATTCTGGATAAGGACCTTTCCGCCAATGGTGTGGACTATTATATTGACAAGATTCACGTTTACGTCCGGAAGCTCGCACACATGGCAGTATATTTCTGTCTGGCAGTCGCGATTTCCTTTCCGCTTTACGTGTACGGACTGCGGGGATTTCCGCTGCTTGTAGTGGCGGGACTTATCTGTTTCGGCTTCGCATGCACCGACGAGTATCACCAGAGTCTGGTAGAGGGCAGAGGTCCGTCAAAGCGGGACGTCGCCATCGACTGTGTCGGCGCATTCTTCGGGATCACACTGGTCCGTATCGTCTGTTACACCGCACTGCTGGGCAGCAGTGACGGTAAAAAGAAAAAACACCGGAAAAAGAAGAAGCACTGA